A region of Ornithodoros turicata isolate Travis chromosome 5, ASM3712646v1, whole genome shotgun sequence DNA encodes the following proteins:
- the LOC135395253 gene encoding uncharacterized protein LOC135395253 codes for MRAPLLILSLMAFTVLLHQAYGQGSRSRGPQSRRPSTEAPAYDDYYYDEEGAEEETHKKAEKQPASSGSHSRGGSSHGSSSSSSSSSRNKPEPVDDYEEPPQKPSTPKPPPSSSSSSSSRPKPAEPKPAAEHQEQDHAKKNGPISPSTLFLAPRKNRLQRPNVHYAARPRPTLPSFIKSPPALGAISTTELPVRVAATEATRTTAQPKVKTSTTPKSSRFNNGNGGRRKERVTTEPSAASDAGSGSGRRFGKTGRVKNTSRPRFRAGAN; via the coding sequence cgGGCCCCTCTCCTAATCTTGAGCCTGATGGCTTTCACCGTCCTCCTTCACCAAGCCTACGGTCAAGGCTCCCGCAGCAGGGGACCACAGTCCCGTCGTCCATCCACCGAAGCCCCAGCTTACGACGACTACTACTACGACGAAGAGGGTGCAGAAGAAGAAACGCACAAGAAAGCCGAAAAACAACCGGCGTCATCAGGCAGTCACAGTAGAGGAGGAAGCAGCCACGGCAGTTCCTCGTCGAGCAGCTCAAGCTCACGAAACAAGCCGGAACCAGTTGACGACTACGAGGAACCACCACAAAAGCCGTCCACGCCGAAGCCACCACCAAGTTCATCATCGTCTTCATCTTCTAGGCCAAAACCAGCTGAACCTAAGCCTGCTGCTGAACATCAAGAACAAGACCATGCGAAGAAAAACGGTCCAATCTCGCCATCTACACTTTTCCTGGCTCCACGGAAGAACAGGCTACAACGCCCCAATGTTCACTACGCTGCTAGACCTCGTCCGACTCTTCCAAGCTTCATTAAGAGCCCGCCAGCCCTTGGGGCCATTTCCACAACGGAACTTCCTGTCAGGGTAGCTGCTACAGAGGCTACACGTACCACAGCCCAACCTAAGGTCAAGACGAGCACGACGCCAAAAAGCTCGAGATTTAACAATGGAAATGGAGGCCGAAGAAAGGAGCGGGTGACTACAGAGCCTTCAGCCGCCAGTGACGCTGGCTCTGGCTCTGGTCGCCGGTTCGGAAAGACTGGTCGCGTAAAGAACACGTCAAGGCCCAGGTTCCGTGCGGGAGCCAACTAG
- the LOC135393795 gene encoding adenosine deaminase-like, with protein MSFLKQFDRSKIPRSRVELHLHLDGSVRIETVWELAKKRGIDLGVPSLAELRRKLIQTDSRTLKHFLDLFAVFTPTFTDDLEAVERISYELCEDQARDGVAYFETRLAPHLLVTPSRSITPRQVLQAVLNGLRRGEQDFNIKARTILCCVFNNDEWAKETLKMCEEYQNSGVVGIDIAKDETIYGGFTPTEIQVYERAAHLGINRTAHAGESGSYNTVLDAMTLLRCSRVGHGYRVFQDTSGSTYQMAREVNLHFEACPYSSVLTGGCPLSSQKHSIVRFAEDGANFSINKDDTTVTGSTLDDEYRFLTDLGLTESHIIRANMNAALSCFLPHTEKEDLISELAHAYGFPASKAHLSAHL; from the exons ATGAGCTTCTTGAAGCAGTTCGATCGTTCGAAGATCCCTCGTTCCCGG GTTGAGCTTCACTTACACTTAGACGGCTCAGTACGCATAGAGACGGTATGGGAGCTTGCGAA GAAGCGTGGAATCGACCTGGGTGTACCATCTCTAGCAGAGCTCAGAAGGAAACTTATCCAGACAGACTCTAGAACACTGAAACACTTCCTTgatctctttgcagtgtttacACCCACTTTCAC AGATGATTTGGAAGCGGTGGAGAGAATCTCCTATGAGCTCTGTGAAGATCAGGCGCGTGACGGTGTTGCATACTTCGAAACGAGGCTTGCACCCCATCTGCTTGTGACGCCTTCAAGATCGATCACCCCGCGTCAGGTGTTGCAAGCCGTTTTGAATGGCTTGCGTCGCGGCGAACAGGACTTTAATATTAAAGCCCGCACAATACTATGCTGCGTCTTCAACAATGATG AATGGGCAAAAGAAACGCTTAAGATGTGTGAGGAATACCAGAATAGTGGTGTTGTGGGGATCGATATTGCTAAAGATGAAACAATATACGGCGGATTTACACCAACAGAAATTCAAGTTTACGAG CGCGCAGCCCATCTTGGGATTAACCGCACTGCCCATGCTGGCGAAAGTGGATCCTACAACACAGTCTTAGATGCTATGACTTTGCTGCGCTGCAGCAGAGTAGGACATGGTTACCGTGTATTCCAGGACACTTCAGGAAGTACGTACCAAATGGCACGCGAAGTGAATCTCCACTTTGAGGCTTGCCCTTACTCTAGCGTGCTCACGGGAGGTTGTCCTCTGTCCAGCCAGAAACACTCGATAGTCAG GTTTGCTGAAGACGGTGCGAACTTTTCTATCAACAAAGACGACACCACAGTGACTGGCAGTACACTGGATGACGAGTACAGGTTTCTGACTGATCTTGGCTTGACTGAGTCTCATATTATCAGAGCG aaCATGAATGCTGCCTTGTCCTGCTTCTTACCTCACACGGAGAAAGAAGACCTTATCAGCGAGTTAGCTCACGCCTATGGTTTTCCCGCTAGCAAGGCACATCTGAGCGCCCACTTGTAA
- the LOC135393796 gene encoding uncharacterized protein LOC135393796, whose amino-acid sequence MPDSRWIYVYLNGDEHFQPMKTLVNQRHFRSLESLLERLTDRIQPSFGAVRNVYTPRHGHRVCTIDDLRTNGHYVVAGYERFRPMQHGYPDVDQLGRLHQARKRAARANQIAETRKKEAPPVIHKINRFESPITILVHRNDSHREAPTRCLLLGRDRVNMVRVLQVIGEKLRLDASYVKRLCLPEGNVVHDVDDIKHGGHYVALLPHETFKKPSSKLPNNYTRTYDTLGTSSSGTTDITGSSGGYSLVDPETDLSFCHKPEADPIPEEEPVAMKEASTSTTEDRAAISEETQTTPRVSMGSRLVVENAKDEVQPPEDEEQQGGGGKNERNEDSPGPRDDGGSEDQNRAESPGSEQPQLPDDDGSRMSGGQQSSHNSKAGDADNNSLSNGETKDDMFKDVSQEVQDTGDRVSLKSPTQSIASTSSKRSLILRRGNSQTHMTAVGTDYKSPSRSVCLDEPEKSRRNSSTDDRSAFGSPRKRRMSVSSSYSNSRIQVTATQNNAAHSAHDLASPAHSFSMEDKDKVSLASYNSVNETEQNGKQTEPEQKRSIGSVRSISQMSNRSVVYNGQKDTISDDHIQEKHLSDVLSLTGFQPQEVYQYTTSRPVDGTAMNGSLRRGSINSVKSTGSAISRKELYNNNSTISNLVERRNSDSENGRNSVRSQTRSEDAISTPLIDTAQANDKTFASYRRRFSISSQASNPHSSQADSRKNTPLAPVKQTQPQSALSRDIGTEMTPRKQLPSTSLRQKSLDEARTASLSRSGNKVIEKRRNSVKSTKVAEDDFNGNRVRSRASSVDSLKSNKDSGYSPASVRSKDSSDGPHRDHRVKGDKKRGATAKSFQDQFESYSYTMSPPHSPIRTYAYLIKPQAETSYEFKMSESDPMEPVNYSAAPLRYSSTSGRSQWKPDTYPILEEEDVFHARSSMGKNSGRSFKHIDFDEDNGGVFRAKRRLPDFGLASEVQESNDIKVELPLDQIEAQEVDEEYLPPEHHRNSSGKPGHHIVKFLPSAGSGKSRCGTSSERRGMGHYLPCDDVQRMII is encoded by the exons GTATCCCGATGTGGATCAGCTAGGTAGGCTACACCAGGCCAGAAAAAGGGCGGCGAGG GCCAACCAGATTGCGGAGACTAGAAAAAAAGAGGCGCCTCCCGTAATCCATAAGATCAACAGGTTCGAGTCGCCCATAACAATATT AGTTCACAGAAACGATTCTCACCGAGAAGCTCCTACGCGTTGTCTGCTGCTTGGAAGGGATCGGGTCAACATGGTACGGGTTCTCCAAGTCATCGGTGAGAAGCTGAGGCTGGACGCCAGCTACGTGAAAAG GCTATGTCTTCCAGAAGGTAACGTCGTGCATGATGTGGATGACATCAAGCACGGTGGTCACTATGTTGCGCTCCTTCCTCACGAGACCTTCAAAAAACCTTCATCAAAGCTGCCTAACAATTACAC AAGAACCTACGACACATTAGGAACCTCCAGTTCGGGAACCACGGACATTACAGGAAGTTCGGGTGGGTATTCTTTAGTGGACCCCGAAACAGACCTGAGTTTCTGCCATAAGCCAGAGGCAGATCCCATTCCCGAGGAGGAACCCGTAGCGATGAAAGAGGCTTCCACGTCAACAACCGAAGACAGAGCAGCTATATCTGAAGAAACACAAACTACGCCAAGAGTCAGTATGGGCTCTAGATTGGTAGTCGAAAACGCGAAGGACGAAGTACAGCCTCCAGAGGATGAAGAACAACAAGGTGGCGGTGGCAAAAACGAACGAAACGAAGACAGTCCTGGCCCTAGAGACGACGGCGGGAGTGAGGACCAGAACCGAGCGGAATCTCCAGGCTCAGAACAGCCGCAATTGCCGGACGACGATGGGTCGAGGATGTCAGGAGGCCAGCAGTCGTCCCACAACAGCAAAGCGGGTGATGCTGATAATAATTCCCTTTCAAATGGGGAAACAAAAGACGATATGTTCAAAGACGTTTCTCAGGAGGTGCAGGATACAGGTGATCGTGTGTCACTGAAGAGTCCAACACAGAGCATAGCATCTACTAGCTCTAAACGCTCTTTGATCCTTCGCCGGGGGAACAGCCAAACCCATATGACAGCGGTTGGGACAGACTATAAGTCCCCTTCCAGGTCTGTTTGTCTCGATGAACCTGAGAAATCAAGACGCAACAGTTCAACTGATGACCGGTCAGCGTTCGGAAGTCCACGGAAACGGCGAATGTCCGTTAGTTCAAGTTATTCCAACAGCAGAATTCAAGTAACGGCAACACAAAACAACGCAGCTCACAGTGCCCATGATTTGGCTTCACCAGCACATTCTTTTAGTATGGAAGACAAAGACAAAGTCAGTTTAGCTTCTTATAACAGCGTTAATGAGACTGAACAGAATGGCAAGCAAACGGAACCGGAACAGAAAAGAAGTATCGGCTCGGTTCGTAGCATCTCGCAGATGAGTAACAGGAGCGTAGTGTACAACGGCCAAAAAGACACTATCAGTGACGATCATATACAAGAAAAGCACCTGTCAGACGTCCTCAGTTTGACGGGCTTCCAGCCGCAAGAAGTCTACCAATACACCACAAGTAGACCTGTTGATGGTACTGCTATGAACGGCAGCCTTCGACGAGGGAGCATCAACAGTGTCAAGTCTACAGGATCAGCCATCAGCCGCAAGGAGCTTTATAATAACAACTCAACAATCAGCAATCTCGTCGAACGACGAAATTCAGACTCCGAAAACGGTCGTAACAGCGTGAGGTCACAGACGCGTTCAGAAGATGCGATTAGTACGCCTCTAATAGATACTGCGCAAGCAAATGATAAAACATTTGCGTCATACCGTCGCCGGTTCTCCATCTCGAGTCAAGCTTCCAACCCACATTCATCTCAGGCTGATTCGCGAAAAAATACACCTCTGGCGCCGGTGAAGCAAACCCAACCGCAAAGTGCTCTCAGTCGAGATATCGGCACCGAAATGACTCCCCGAAAGCAACTGCCAAGTACGTCCCTACGTCAGAAATCCCTAGATGAAGCAAGGACGGCTTCCCTCTCCAGGTCAGGAAACAAAGTTATCGAGAAACGGAGAAATTCAGTAAAAAGCACAAAAGTTGCAGAGGATGACTTCAACGGCAACAGGGTACGGTCAAGAGCATCATCTGTCGATTCTCTCAAGTCTAACAAAGACAGTGGTTACTCTCCAGCTTCCGTTAGGTCCAAGGACAGCTCCGATGGGCCTCACAGGGACCATCGCGTCAAAGGCGACAAGAAGCGAGGTGCTACTGCAAAGAGCTTTCAAGACCAGTTCGAAAGTTACAGCTATACGATGTCTCCACCACATTCACCCATCAGAACGTATGCTTACTTGATTAAGCCGCAGGCGGAGACATCGTACGAATTTAAGATGAGCGAAAGTGACCCGATGGAACCGGTCAACTACTCTGCTGCACCGCTTCGATATTCGTCCACATCTGGTAGGTCCCAGTGGAAGCCGGACACGTACCCTATCCTGGAGGAAGAAGACGTCTTTCATGCCAGGTCGTCTATGGGAAAGAATTCTGGACGGTCCTTCAAGCACATTGATTTCGATGAAG ATAACGGTGGTGTGTTTCGTGCAAAGCGTCGTTTGCCGGACTTTGGCTTGGCCTCGGAGGTACAAGAGTCCAATGACATCAAAGTAGAACTTCCTCTTGACCAAATTGAAGCTCAAGAAGTCGAT GAAGAGTACCTACCGCCGGAGCACCATAGAAATTCTTCTGGCAAACCGGGACACCATATAGTAAAGTTTCTACCCAGTGCTGGTAGCGGCAAGAGCCGATGCGGCACATCCTCCGAACGAAGGGGAATGGGACACTACCTCCCGTGTGATGACGTGCAAAGAATGATCATATGA